AGCGTGGAGAAATTCAACGTTCTTATGCGCAGCATCATTTTCTCGTACCGCCTTCTGGCAAAAACTAAAATTTAATAATACAATATCAGAAATTTTTTAAGAGGTGAAGGCTGCATTCGTTGATCGGAGGTCAAGCCTCATGATTCTTAAAGGCTGGATTTTATGAAAAGGAAAAAATTCGCAATATTGACTCTTATCTTCCTTCTGCTCCTCAGTCTCGCTTTGATCGCTTCCTGCGGTGAAAAAGCCAGAAAAGGGACCGGCGAGGACTCAGGAGAAGCTCAGGTTCCGCCTGCTCAGGTGAAAGAGAGTGCGGGAGAGAAGCTGGCAAAAGGGGACAGAGAGACTGCAGGATCTCCATCAGGAATGCAAACGGATGTTGCGGCGTCGGCGCCCCAAGGTCTTCTGGGAACTCTTCTGCCTCAAAGCGTCGTAGCCAGAGCGAATGATGCGGAAATAAAAGCATGGGTCGTCAGGGATATCGAGAAAGGGCATCGGGAGCAAGTTTCGAAGCAGATCGGTAGCATCCCTGCCGAGATGGAGAAGAACCTGGCACGTGCCGCCATCGAATCGGCAATCAAGTCGGAACTGCTTTACCAGCAGGCTCTCAAGGAAGGAATCAGCGTCGAGGATAAAGACGTCGAAGATTACGTGAACAGCGTCAAGATGACATTTCCAAATGAGGAAAACTTCAAGGAGTTCATGAAGTCATCGGGTTGCTCCGAATCAGACTTTAAGCAGGAGGCGAAAAAGAAGCTCATCATCGGCAAGTATGAAAGGGAGAAAATAGCGCCACAGGTGAGGGTTTCGGAGAAAGATGCCAGAGAGTACTACGACAAGAACAGAGAGCATTTCAAGACGAAGGATCTCACCAGGGCAAGCTTCATCCTCATCCCGTACAGTGAGGACACTCCGCCAGAGAAGAAGGCCGAGCTGAGAAAGAAGGCGGAGGAAGCTCTCAGGGAGGCGAAGAGCGGAAAAGATTTTGCCGGGCTTGCGAAGAAATATTCCGGAGCCCCGAATGCCCAGAAGGGGGGCGATCTCGGCTATTTCCCAAGGGGCGTGATGGTCCCAAATTTCGAGAAGATTGCTTTCGACTTGAAGATCGGTGAGATCAGTGACATCTTTGAGACTCAATTCGGTTACAACATCCTGAAGGTCACGGACAGGAAGGAAGCCGGATACATGGATTTTGAGAACATCAAGATGCAGATCATAGATCGGCTGATGCAGAAGGGTGTTCTCGAGGCCATTGCGAAGAAAGCTTCCGAATTGAAGAGTCAAGCGAAGATAGAGATAATGGTGGACATCTTCCAGGACTCCTGATCATGATGGAGGCTTAATCCTCTCCCTCGTTTCCGTCTTGAAGAAATGGTAATCTGCGTAGCTAAGGATCAGAGCCGACGTCGGCACCTTCTTATTCCTGGCAACAAGTTCAAAGGTCCTGTTATCCGACTGCGTCGGGAAGGTCAATCCCTCGTGCTCAAAATCAAAGTAGACGGTTGAAGAGTATCCAAGGGGTTTCTTTTTAAGCTTGATCCCGATGAAAGAGAAAGCCTGGTTGTATTCCTGTCTTTTGAGCTCGAGGATATCATCCTGATGGATCGGTTGCGCCTCCACCTTGAGAACGTTGAACGTCTTCTCTTCAACCCATATCCTTCCCTCCCATTCACGGATATCCCTCCCATCGGTGAACGGCTGGAACCCCCGGAAGGCGATGATGTGGGCCAGCTTGTAGGCATAGATCTCTTTCCCGATGTAGCCATATCTCATCACGTTCCTGTAATTTTTTGAGAAGATGAAGACCCAGGGGTAGGCCTCTGGAAATCTCAATTCGAGCGTTACCGGGCTTCTCCCGCCCTGACTCTCCAACCGCACACGGTAGGGAGAAAAGCTTCCCTCGCCGGGATTAGCTTCCAGGAGGTATTCGTAGCGTTCGAGTTTTTCCTTCGTGGCTTCTTCTCCGGCAATGCTGTATGATGCTTTTCTGATCAACTCCGTACATGTGAATTTGAGTGCGAAGGTTTCGTACTCAGCCGATTTTCTTATTAGCTGTTCCATTAGATGTTCTGGAACAGGCGTCATTTCTTTTTCAGCATACAGTAGTTTCCCTTCGGTTGATTTCTCCTCATCCTCGGAAGAACCGGCGAGAGAATCATGGACCGGACCACCGATGGCAATATGATTAAAAGGGAAAAGCAGGAGGCATGTGGAGGATCTCAGCAAAATAAAATGGATAAGGAGTATAAAAAGTAAGACAGAGAAGAAAAGAAAGAAGAACTGAGCTGATGATATGAAAAGAGCAGATATGGAAGGATATTTTTTCGAATCGATCATCGCATGCTCAACTTGATCACCTTATCACTCATTCTAATGGAAAAACTTTTTTTGTCCAATCGTTGATTTTTCCCTTTAGTTGCGCTCTTCTTGAAAATAAAAGCCGCTTCGGTAAGAAGCGGCTTTTCACATTTTGATTGATGAGATCGTTATTTCTTTCCGCCTTTTATCCTGGCAGTCGTTGTGCCGGGAGAGCTCTGAGTGTAACAATCATCCAGAACGGTCAGGGTGACCTGATAGGTCCCTTCCGCACTGTAGGCATGGGTGATGGTCGACTTGTTCGTTGAAGCCCTGGAGCCATCTCCGAAATCCCAGCGGTACTGTTTCACACTTCCATCGGGATCGTAGGAACCAGAACCGTTGAACGTGATGTTCTTATTCATCGGTCCGTTGTAAGGTCCTCCGGCATTGGCGACAGGAGCTTGGTTATCCGGGTTGGGACACTGGGCAGGAGGAGTCTGCGCGATGGCTTCCTGAGCATTGACTACGCCGCCGGTGACGGTCAGCCCGCTGAGCGCAGGTATCGGCCGTACGCTATTCATAACGATGTCTTTGACATCGAGGTGGGTCAGGTTCGGATTGTAAGCCCATATGAGTGAGCAGACTCCGGCAGCGTGCGGTGAGGCCATGGAGGTCCCGCTCATGTATCCATAAGATGCGCCGAGCGTGGTACTGTATATGTCGACACCGGGGGCGCCAACATCAACTGTCGTCGCTCCGTAGTTGGAGAAATTTGCCTTGTTGTCATAGCGGTCCGTTGCGGCAACGGAGAGTATGTTCTGATTATTGTAAGAGGCGGGGTAGAAGGGGGAGTAATCGTTATTCGAATAGTTGTTTCCGGCCGCTGCGACGAAGAGCGATCCTGCCTGATTGGCTCTCTCGATGGCATCGTAGAGAGCCTGGCTGTACCCTCCGCCACCCCAGGAATTGTTTGATAGTCTTGCACCATTTTCAGTAGCGTAATCAACGGCTTTCACGGCATTATCGGTCGTCCCGCTTCCATAGGAGTTCAGGAACTTGACAGACATGACTTTTGCAGACCATACGACGCCGGCGACACCCTGACCATTGTCTCCTTCAGCGGCCATGGTTCCGGAAGTGTGGGAACCATGCGAATGGTCGTCCATCGGATTATTGTTGTTGTATGCGAAGTTCCAGCCGTGATAATCATCGATGAACCCGTTGTTGTCGTCATCCTTCCCGTTGTTCTGTATCTCGTCATCGTTGGTCCAGATATTGTTTGAGAGGTCGGGATGACTGTAGTTCACTCCGGTGTCAATGCTAGCGATGACTAGGTTGGGGTCACCGGTGATGGTGTCCCAGGCTTCGGGAGCGTCGATGTCCGCATCCACCTTTCCTCCGCTCTGACCTGTGTTGTGCATCCCCCATAGGATGTTGAAGCTGGTGTCGTTGGGGATGACTACCGCATGGATGATCCAGTTCTTCTCAGCATACTTTACTTCGGTGAACCCCAGATAATGATCGATGGCTCTACCGAGGTCCGAATCTTCCGGAAGCCTGATCAGGAAGAGGTCGGGATCCATCCGGAAATCGCTTTCTATGACTGCTCCGATCCTCTCGTTGATGAGGTCGATCCTTGAGCGATCCGTGCCAGGCTGGAATTTTACGAGCAGCTTATCGGGGACGTATTCCTCCGGAGGGCCGCTCACCAGCTTCGTGCCAAGGAGCCCTCCAAAAAATACCGTCAGCAGAATGACGATCGCGAGCGTCGAAATGTTCTTGGTCCTCTTCATGTTACCTCCTTATGAATTCACGGTTTCGACCGATCGATGTAGCGATCGATCAAATTTTCAATCATTCAAAGTCTGGACGATCTAAATTATACGGTGAACATCGTGCGAAGTGTAAAAAAAGTTAAGCTCTTTTTAATTCAGGCGAAAAGAGGTGCTCTTTATCCGACGAACAGATATTATTAATATGAATATTGCGACAGATTCTAGATAAGAAATGTATCTTCTATGAAAAAGTGATTGATTATAATCGACCGGGGATGAGAAAATTTAAAAGATTCTATGCCACAATGATTGACAGAAATGATGGACCACCTCATGCGCAGGAGTGAAAACGGAGAAGGAAAAGACCCGGATTTCCTCTCCTCTTCTTCAAGGTTCATCATTATTCTTTCCCTATCCCTGTGGGTCATCTTCATGCTGCTCCTCTATGCTCTGAATGCTCATCCGGTGGAGAAGCTCCTGAAATCTTATAGGGAGATATTCTTTATGCTCCTGTTGCTGACAAGCGCCTTTTTCCTGGGAAGCTTCTTCACAGGCTTAAAAGGGAGGAGATTCAGGATCTCAGAAATTACCATCATGCATCCTGTCTCCATCGGGATAGGATCGTGGGTTTTCTCTCTAATCGCTCTGATGCTTGCCGTTTTGGGTTTCC
This genomic window from Acidobacteriota bacterium contains:
- a CDS encoding peptidylprolyl isomerase, with product MKRKKFAILTLIFLLLLSLALIASCGEKARKGTGEDSGEAQVPPAQVKESAGEKLAKGDRETAGSPSGMQTDVAASAPQGLLGTLLPQSVVARANDAEIKAWVVRDIEKGHREQVSKQIGSIPAEMEKNLARAAIESAIKSELLYQQALKEGISVEDKDVEDYVNSVKMTFPNEENFKEFMKSSGCSESDFKQEAKKKLIIGKYEREKIAPQVRVSEKDAREYYDKNREHFKTKDLTRASFILIPYSEDTPPEKKAELRKKAEEALREAKSGKDFAGLAKKYSGAPNAQKGGDLGYFPRGVMVPNFEKIAFDLKIGEISDIFETQFGYNILKVTDRKEAGYMDFENIKMQIIDRLMQKGVLEAIAKKASELKSQAKIEIMVDIFQDS
- a CDS encoding S8 family serine peptidase — protein: MKRTKNISTLAIVILLTVFFGGLLGTKLVSGPPEEYVPDKLLVKFQPGTDRSRIDLINERIGAVIESDFRMDPDLFLIRLPEDSDLGRAIDHYLGFTEVKYAEKNWIIHAVVIPNDTSFNILWGMHNTGQSGGKVDADIDAPEAWDTITGDPNLVIASIDTGVNYSHPDLSNNIWTNDDEIQNNGKDDDNNGFIDDYHGWNFAYNNNNPMDDHSHGSHTSGTMAAEGDNGQGVAGVVWSAKVMSVKFLNSYGSGTTDNAVKAVDYATENGARLSNNSWGGGGYSQALYDAIERANQAGSLFVAAAGNNYSNNDYSPFYPASYNNQNILSVAATDRYDNKANFSNYGATTVDVGAPGVDIYSTTLGASYGYMSGTSMASPHAAGVCSLIWAYNPNLTHLDVKDIVMNSVRPIPALSGLTVTGGVVNAQEAIAQTPPAQCPNPDNQAPVANAGGPYNGPMNKNITFNGSGSYDPDGSVKQYRWDFGDGSRASTNKSTITHAYSAEGTYQVTLTVLDDCYTQSSPGTTTARIKGGKK